GAGGTACACCCATCTATCCCTATTATAATCCGCCAGTGACttaacatacaaaaaaattatattaaaaaatattgtgataattgttccttacatttaattataaaaaGGATACATAGATCAGCATCACCACACATTCAACAAACAAGGGATTCCATGCAAAACAGTTATCTCTTCAATAATCCTACATGACATATCTAGCAGGGGCTCCAAGATGTTCCAGGACTCACAGCCTAGATTTTCAATATAAATTCCTATAGAACCAAGTTGTCTTTGACAGACTGCATATGCGAGAGTTCACAAATATTCTTAAAGTTCTGAAGACGCAATACATTTCAGCCCAGGTTAAACATCtgaatttcattatttaattgtcCACAATATATTTGTACAGTACAAACAGAGATGTAACATGCCGTATTGTGATTTAAGGAATAAACAATTGGTAGTTTGGAAACACACGGGAACATGTTAAAAACTATTTTACTTCTGACAGCAACACTGGTtataatatacatatgtgtaaacTCAACTTCTGCTCAGAAAATATTATTCATGCGAATGTAGCCAATCAATTTATGATAaacgttttgcctcttttttttacactaattACTATACGAAGCAAAATCCATGGAAGTCTTGATTTGCGGAActttgctgctacattttgcacaaatTCACTTTATGGGAGAACTCTCCGCCCAAAATTCAGGTGGCTTTAAATTCCTAAAATGGAGTAGTTGTGATGAATCAAAAACCCTGAAGTGGACGATTGTGTCAGCATACAGACAGACTCAGCTGAATGGTGAAGTGGTTTTCAAATGCATTACTCCGGGCAAATAAATGTTTCACGTGCGGCCAGTAGATGAAATCACAAGAGAAGGATAATTTCACAGCATAAGCTGCAGTATTTAAACTTGTGCCTTGAGATTTGGTGGTTATTAAAGAATTCTGACAGTTGTGTGTCAACCTTTTTACCACCGTGAATTCAAACACTTTGCATAAAATAAAGCATGAGTTGTACAGAATATTTTCCTAGAGAGCAGAGTGCTCAAACAAGATGACCTGTGTCTGGGCGTCTGAAGGGGACCGTTTGAGTGGTCTTATTAGGTCAATTTCAGGACTCGGCAAAGAGTTCTGAGGTGTGATTCGTAGAGGATCCGTCATGTGATACCGGCCAGACTGATAGCAGCTGTAATACTCCAACACATTGTCTCCCTGATGCTCAGGAGTCGGAAGCCTCCTTTTCAGCTGAATGACTTTAAATATAAGAAAAACTATGGTGACACAAGACAGTATGAAAAATGAGAGTAAAATGTGAAAAGACTGGCTCAGGCTATCGGCCTGCCGCTGGCAAATCACAATAGGCTTAATGGAAACCGTGACAATGTCTATGGGCAGCTGAGCTTCTCCGCTACTGGTTAGATTCACCGGTGGAAGCTGTAGTAATATCTCCATTTGTGACTGCTCGGTAGTGCTTTGTATAAAATGGCTCGGTGTATTGCTACTGGGCTCGAGAAATGTTGATTGTTTCGATAACATTTCTTCTGTGCTTTGAGAGCTGTATGTGGCACTTTTCATGTGGCTGTACATTGTTTCAGTTGTTGCCGAATACCCATGGGAGGTCTGTTTGGGTAATGTGTTTGTGCTGGTGGCCATGCAATTTGTAAATTCAGCCAACTTCACGTTGCCCAGCGGCCGGTTTCGCAGCTGTGGTGGAGTCTCACAATGAATACTGAACCTATATGAAGAAGACACCAGAAAGTTTTTGAGCCCTAACAAACTGCACCCACAGTGCCACGGATTATAACTTGCTTGGAAATGAGATAAGGAGACAAGGGGCTGGAGCACCTGAGGATGCAGAGATGTAAGGTTATTAAATGCAATATTGAGAACTTTTAATGAAGCCCCCATCTTTTCAAATGTATCATCAGATATAGCTGCTATGCCATTTCTGTCCAACTGCAGGTACGCCAAGTGATTCAGGTAGGTAAAGGTTTTCGAGTCAAGGGTATGTAGCTCATTACGGCTTAAAATTAACTGTTTAAGATTATTCAGCCCATTAAAAGACTTGTCACCGATTGTTTGGATATTTGCATTCTCTAAAAACAAATACTGCAAAGAGTTAAGTCCTCTGAAGGCAAAATTGTGTATTGATCCAATCTGGTTACTTGACAGTGAAAGTCTTTTGAGACCTTTCAGTAATCCCAGAGCATTGGACGGGACTTGCATTAAATGGTTACCCTCAAGGTATAGATTTTCAAGGTTTTCTAGGTGACGCAATCCAGTGTCAGATATCCGTGAGATATTGTTGTTTGCTAAATTTAGAGTATGAAGGCTAACCATCCCAAAAAATAAATCGCTGCCGAGGACACAGAGTCTGTTTTTTTGAAGCGTTAAATAGCGGACAGACTTTAGATGTCTAAACAACCCCTGAGCAAGGACATAGATGTGATTTTGTTGGAGGTGTAAATATTGAAGATCCAAGAGTGCATCAAATAGCCCAGCATCCAAATGCTGGATATAATTGTCATTTAGGTACAGGTAGTACAGTTTTTTCAGGGAAGAAAATGCTTTAGGATGTATGTAAACAATTCTGGAATTGTCCAAATAAAGTACGGCTAGTTCCTTAAGCTCCGTGAGTTCGTTAGGGCTTATATTTGTAATGTTATTGCCGCTCAAATATATGAGAGTGGTAGTTTTTGGAAAGTTCCTTGGTACAGTGGTTAGGTCCAAACCACGGCAATTAACCTGTTTTTCCGAGCACATATGGCAAACGGTAGGACAGCACAGTGCATACTCCTGCAGAAGTACCATACACACAAAGCCACACACAAGCGCTTGCTGAGGGGGGAGTAAAATTGCAGATCTGTACACGTCCCTTTGTTTGCTGCTCATAATTGTTCTTGCtagcaaaaagcaaaacaaacagtCAAGAATTAAGAATACATTTTGCTGaatgatttattaaaataaaacaaactttcacgCTCTGTTGCTTGGGAAAATTAATATTCTGTCACTGGAAAGTAATACTCATTTTTAACATACTTTCTAAAAGTCTGCAAGTAGAATTGCTGAGCATATTTCCATGGGATGTAATTGCTGGCAGGCAGGTTCATCTACACAAATAACAGTGAGCAATATATGCAAACATAGGGAATTACAACCCTCAAGATAA
The Mixophyes fleayi isolate aMixFle1 chromosome 1, aMixFle1.hap1, whole genome shotgun sequence DNA segment above includes these coding regions:
- the LRRC70 gene encoding leucine-rich repeat-containing protein 70, whose amino-acid sequence is MSSKQRDVYRSAILLPPQQALVCGFVCMVLLQEYALCCPTVCHMCSEKQVNCRGLDLTTVPRNFPKTTTLIYLSGNNITNISPNELTELKELAVLYLDNSRIVYIHPKAFSSLKKLYYLYLNDNYIQHLDAGLFDALLDLQYLHLQQNHIYVLAQGLFRHLKSVRYLTLQKNRLCVLGSDLFFGMVSLHTLNLANNNISRISDTGLRHLENLENLYLEGNHLMQVPSNALGLLKGLKRLSLSSNQIGSIHNFAFRGLNSLQYLFLENANIQTIGDKSFNGLNNLKQLILSRNELHTLDSKTFTYLNHLAYLQLDRNGIAAISDDTFEKMGASLKVLNIAFNNLTSLHPQVLQPLVSLSHFQASYNPWHCGCSLLGLKNFLVSSSYRFSIHCETPPQLRNRPLGNVKLAEFTNCMATSTNTLPKQTSHGYSATTETMYSHMKSATYSSQSTEEMLSKQSTFLEPSSNTPSHFIQSTTEQSQMEILLQLPPVNLTSSGEAQLPIDIVTVSIKPIVICQRQADSLSQSFHILLSFFILSCVTIVFLIFKVIQLKRRLPTPEHQGDNVLEYYSCYQSGRYHMTDPLRITPQNSLPSPEIDLIRPLKRSPSDAQTQVILFEHSAL